Below is a window of Planctomycetota bacterium DNA.
TGGATTGGCACTCGCCCAGATTTCCCGGCACACTGACTTGTCCGTAGACGTCGTAGCCCCAGGCCGTGACGGATCCGTCGACGCGAATCGCCACCGTGTGATAGCCGCCGGCCGCGATCGCCTTGCACGGGCTGAGCAGGAATGGCGTGGTGCATTGCAACTCCGTGTCGCGGCCCCAGGCCACCACGGTGCCATCGACCTTGAGGGCCACCGAGTGCAGGTAACCCGCGGCGATCGCCTTGCAGGCGCCGAGCGAGATCGGCACGTTGCATTGCCCTTCGCCGTTGTAGCCCCAGGCAACGACGGTTCCATCGACCTTCAGCGCAAGCGTGTGATAGCCGCCCGCGGCAATGGCGGTGCATGCTCCAAGCGTCGCGGGAACCGCGGTCTGCCCATGGTCGTTGTTCCCCCAGGCCTTGACGATGCCGTCGCTCCGCAGCGCCACCGAGTGGTATTCGCCCGCGCCAATGGCGGTGCAGGTGCCGACACTTGCGGAGACGGTCGATTGGCCGAAATCATTGCTGCCCCAGGCTGAGACTTTCCCGTCCTCCTTCAGAAGAAGTGTGTGAAAACCGCCTCCGGCGACGGCGGTTTGGCTTGAGGAAAGATTCATCGGGATCGTCGTTTGACCGGAGCCGTTGGCGCCCCAGGCCGCGACCCGGCCGGCGACCTGGGCCAGCGCAACAGTCGAGGGAATCGATCCCAAGGTGACAGCCGCTATCGCAAGGCATTGGAAAAAGTTTTTGAAGTTGCGTTGAATCATTTGCGGATCACATTTCTACGGGCACGCCCCGAATTCAAGCAGCACCATCCCGATGTCGCCGCCGTCCACTTCGCCGGAGCCGTCGAGGTCAGTGGAGCACCCGGGGCAGGGACCAAAGTCAAGAAGGATCATGCCGATGTCTCCGCCATCCACTTCGCCGGAGCCGTCCAGGTCGGTGGGGCAGGGCGCAAGAGCCTGGATTGCAACGGTGTGCAAGTAGCCCGCCGAAATTGCGATGCAAGGCCCCAAATCCGGCGGAACGATGGATTGCCCTCGGTCGTAGTAACCCGTCGAGTTCAAAGTTCCTTCGCCCCAGGCAACCACCGTTCCGGATTCCAGAATCGCAACGGAGTGGTATCCGCCCGCGGCAATCGCCTTGCAGGGGCCAAGGCCAGTCTTGATCCAATAGGGGAATGATGCAGTGCCGGATTTTTCACTGTCATCCCCGCATTGAAAGTAAACATTGCGTCCCCATGCAACAATGGTGCCGTCTTCACGCAAGGCCAGGTAGTGTTCGGCACTCACGGCGACCGCTTTGCATGCTCCAAGAGTCGCGGGCACGCCCGGATAGGAATCGCCCCAAGCAACAACAGTGCCATTTTCCTTGAGGGCAACAGTTCTGTGACCGCATGCAGCAATTGCTTTGCAGGCGCCGAGAGTCACGGGCACATTGCATTGGCCCGAGCCGTTGGATCCCCACGCCACTACAGCGCCATCTTCACGTAGGGCCACGGTGTGCTCAACACCCGCGGCAATTGCCTTGCAGGGTCCAAGGGTCGCAGGCGTATTGCATTGTCCTCTGGTGTTGTAGCCCCAACCCACTACTGTGCCATTGTCCAGAATTGCCACTGAGTGGTAGCCGCCTGCAGCAATTGTCTTGCATGTTCCAAGATCCAAGGGCACATCGCATTGGCCGTAGTTGTTCCAACCTTGCGCCTTTACAAGGCCATTATTTTGCAGAGCCATGGTGTGGTAGGAGCCAGCCGCAATCGCCCTGCAGTCTTGCAGGGAAATTGGCACTTCGGATTGTCCATAGAAGTTGGAACCCCAGGAAAGAATTGTTCCATTCTCTTGCACGGCAACGGTGTGGTAGTCGCCGGCCGACATGGTCGTGCATGCGCCGACAGCCTCGGACACCACGCATTGACCATTGCCGTTGTTGCCCCATGCCACAATGGTTCCATTCACCCTCATGGCAAATGTGCTTCCATATCCGGCAACGATTGATTTGCACGATCCAAGATCCGCGGGCACGTTGGTTTCGCCATAAAGATTGTCGCCCCAGGCCGCGACCGTTCCATTTTCCTTGATCGCCACAGTGTGATAGGCGCCAGCCGCGACCGCCTTGCATGCGCCAAGCGTCGGGGGCACCGTGGCCTCAAGCTCCAAGTTTCGACCCCAGGCCACAACTGTGCCGTCGAGTTTTAGTGCGACGGAATGCAGGTATCCCGCCGCGATCGCCTTGCAGGCGCCAAGCGTCGCGGGCACCGTGCACTGGCCGTCGCCGTTGTAACCCCAGGCCACGACGGTCCCATCTTCGCGCAGCGCCAAGCTGTGGTAACCGCCCGCCGCGATCGCCTTGCAGGCGCCCAGCGCGACCGGTAGATCACACTGCATGTAATCGTTGCTGCCCCAGACCACGACCGTTGCGTCATCGCGCAGAGCCATCGTGTGGTATTCGCCAGCGGCGATCGCCTTGCAGGTGCCGAGGGTGGGGGGCACATCGCATTGACCGAAGTCATTGTTGCCCCATGCCGCGACCATTCCGTGGACCATGACGACGGCGGTGTGGTAGCCGCCTGCGGCGACGGCCTTGGGTGATTCCAAATTGAGCGGAATATCGGATTGACCGTGATTGTTGTCGCCCCATCCCTTGACGAGCCCGACGTCACCGGCCAGCGCCACCGAAGCCGGGGCGTTCAGGAAACTGATGGTTGCAAGTGCAACGAGTTGAAAAAAGTTTTTCACGCGGAAGACCGAAGCGAATCGTCGTTGCATTTTGAAGTTCCCGAAATGGTTTCAGGGCCGCGGCGCAGGGCGGCGGCCCATCTATATGGATAATGAGACTCAACCCATTTCGGGAGGGTTATCGCGGGGGTTCCGTATTATCGGGTTGAAACCGGGAATTGTTGGCATTCGCTGCCAGCCCCGCCATTGAGGCGATGAAACCGGGGGTTCCAGCAATTCAAATGCTTGGAAATTTCGCCCCTCACCCCCGTCTATCCTTGGGCCATGTCGACCTTGCCACGGCTTCCAGTCATCGGACTTGTGGGCGGCATCGGCAGCGGCAAGAGCGAAGTCGCCCGCATGCTCGCCGAAGTCGGCTGCGTCGTCTGCGACTCTGATTCGCTGGTCCGCAAGACTCTTCGCGAACCCGCGATCAAGCAAGAACTTGTGAATTGGTGGGGGCCCACCATCCTCGACTCGCATGGCGAGATCAACCGAAAGGCGGTCGCCCACTTGGTCTTCGCATCAAACGAGGACCGCCTTCGCCTCGAACAGCTCATCCATCCGCGCGTCGAAGCCCGTCGCCAGGAAATCTTCGCCGCGGCTCCGCCGACCACGCCCGCCCTGGTCATCGACGCGCCGCTGCTCCTGGAAGCCGGCTTGGGCCCCAAATGCGACCGGATCTGGTTCATCGACGCGCCCCTGGCCACCCGAATCGAGCGCGTGCACAAGGCGCGGGGCTGGGCCGCGACCGACCTGGAGCGCCGCGAATCGGCCCAATGGCCGCTTGACCGAAAGCGCTCCGCAGCCCATGATGTACTCCGCAACGAGGGTGATTCGGCCTCGCTGCGGAGACAGGTGTTGCAGGTTCTGCGGGATCTCCCGCCGGTGACCTCAACCGGATCAAAGCTCTAAACCGTCGGCGGGCGTCCGCTTACAGAGTTTCGAGTTCCGTCAATCGCTGCGATCACAGGCCCTGTGCCTCCGCAGAAAAATTGGATTGTTCGTTATCCCACACACTCAAACACATAGAAGAGATTCACACATGAGCAAGCGTCGTCGTCGTAAGGGTGGTCAGCATGGACAGCACGGTCAATCCGGCCAGCCGCACATGCCCGTCATGGTCCTGGCCCCGGGCAGCATTCCGACCGACGATTTGCTGGACGCCGAGATCCGCGAGCTCGACTCCGACGCCGCCGGCAAGACCGCCGGCAAGAAGGAAGACCTGGATGTCGCCGGCATGCACCGCCTGGGCGCCGAGGAGATCATCAAGCTCGCCCACAAGGAAGGGCTCGACGAGCAGGTCGGCCTGCCCAAGCAGAAACTGGTCTTCGAGATCCTGAAGGCTCGCGCCAACAAGCAGGGGCTGATGACGGCCACCGGCACGCTGGAGATCATGAACGAGGGCTTCGGCTTCCTGCGCAGCCCCGAATACAGCTACCTGGAAAGCCCCGACGACATCTATGTGAGCGCCCTGCACATCCGCCGCCTTGGCCTTCGCAAAGGTCAGGTCATCACTGGACTGGTGCGTGCCCCCAAGGACACCGAGGTCTTCTTCACGCTGCTGCGCGTCGACCAGGTCAACGGCAAGCCGCTTTCCGCGCTGCGCGACCTGCCCACCTTCGAGGCCCTCACGCCGCTGCATCCCGACAAGCGCATCCACCTGGAAATGGTCGGCCAGCCCACCAAGCTCGAGACCCGCATCATTGACATGGTCACGCCGCTGGGCTTCGGCCAGCGCGGCCTGATCGTGGCCCCGCCGCGCACCGGCAAGACCGTGATTCTGCAGCAAATCACCAACGCCATCTGCGTGAACCACCCCGACGTGCATGTGATCGTGCTGCTCATCGACGAGCGCCCCGAGGAAGTCACGGATTTCCGCCGCAACACCCCGCCGCGCGTAGAGGTCATCGCCAGCACCTTCGACGAGGAAGTGTCGCGCCACATCCAGGTCGCCGAAATGGTGATGGAGAAGGCCCGGCGCATGGTCGAATTCGGCCAGCACGTGGTGATCCTGCTCGACTCCATCACCCGCCTCGCCCGCGGCTACAACAACAACATGTCCGGCTCCGGCAAGATCGGCTCCGGCGGCGTGGACAACTCCGCCCTGATCAAGCCAAAGAAGTTCTTCGGCTCCGCTCGCAACATCGAGCATGGCGGCTCGCTCACCATTCTGGCCACCGCCCTGGTGGACACCGGCAGCCGCGCCGACGAAGTCATCTTCGAGGAGTTCAAGGGCACCGGCAACTCCGAGTTGCACCTGGACCGCAAGCTGGTCGAGAAGCGCATCTATCCCGCCATCGACGTCGGCGCCAGCGGCACCCGCCGCGAGGAATTGCTGCTGGACCCCAAGGAGCATGAGCTGATCGTGCGCCTTCGCAAGGTGGTCAGCGACATGAACGTGGTCGAGGCCATGGAGCTCCTCAAGAGCCGCCTGGGCAAGACCAAGAGCAACGCCGAGTTCCTGATGACCATGAACATGGGCTGAGAAACCCGCATTCCCGCCCGCCAACCCGCGATCCCCGCGGCGAATGTCCCCAGTTGAGCCCGAGCCTGCACCCCCAGGGGCTTGGAACCCGTATAGAGAAACGCCGCCTTTGCAAGGAAAACCAATGCCCTCCACCCGCACGACCCGCACCCACGCCCGTCGCCGCATCGGCTTCACGCTGATCGAGATCCTGGTCGTGATCAGCATCATCGCCATCCTGATCGGCATCCTTCTGCCCACCCTCAGCGTGGTCCGCGGCAACGCGGCGCGAGCCGGCAGCATGGCCCACATGAAACAGACCTTCAGCCTGATCCAGGCCTATGCCCAGGCGAACAAGGAAACGATCACCCCCAGCTCATTCGACTACACCGCAGCCACGATCAAGGGCAAGGTGCGCAGCGAGACGGCCCCGCCCCGGGGCAATGTGAACAAGGGGACCTGGGCGGACATTCTCTGGACCGACGCCGGCTACGGCCCCGCGGTGGTCGACGAGACGACCGACATCTACCACTACCGCTTCGACAATCCAGACGACAGTTTCTACGAGAAATTGCCTAATTTCGACCGCACTCCCTTTCGGTCCAAGACATCTTTAATCGCTCCTTTCGAAGAAGCCAATGTGATCAGCAAGGATGCGGAGATCGAGGGGAACCTGTTGGGCGGCAACGCGGAGGCGGCAGGGGTGCCCGGCCACTTCGCGGCCAACAATTTCTTCGACTCGCGTGCCTCCAAGCGGAACATGACCAACCACGCCTTCGACGCGCCCAAGGGACCGTACTTCACCTTTGGCGAACTCGCCCGCCCGGAGAATTGCGCCTACCTGGTCGATTCCCTCGCCGGCGAAACCATCGACCCGGTCGACGATGCCGGCAATGGCGTGCAGCCCTTCGAAGTCCTCGAGCCGACGCGGGTGCAAGTCGACTTCCGCTATCCCGGCGGCACCTGCCTCATTCTTCTGCTGGATGGCCACGTCCAGGCGGAATCAAAGTGGGACACCCTGCTGGACATCGAGGGCGAAGCCAACAACCGAAACAGCAGCGGAGCCATGATCGACACACTCAAGGGTGGCGAACAAGGCCGCGGAATTCGCTTTCGCCACCTGGATATGCGGTAAAAATCGACCGCGGCCCCCACTTGACCGAGGCCGAAAAATAGGTACCCTTTCGCATTCACCGCCCGCTTCAACGGGCGGTTTTTAATCGGTGAGTGCCACCGTAGCTCAGTGGTAGAGCACACCCTTGGTAAGGGTGAGGTCGAGGGTTCAATCCCCTTCGGTGGCTTAGACGGCGTCGATGTTGGCGACCGTCAACCGAACTCAAAGTCGCCCGGACATCGGTTCGGACGCACGTCGCCCGAGCGACACGACGAGCCTTGTCGGAACAGTTCCGACGCGTCGAGTCTCTCAAAGCTTGTTTGGAGCAATCGCCATGGCCAAGGAAAATTTCAATCGCACGAAACCACACGTCAACGTCGGCACGATCGGACACGTCGATCACGGCAAGACCACACTGACCGCTGCCATCACCGCCGTCCAGGCGGCGAAGGGGCTGAGCAAGGCCGTCGCGTATGACGCGGTCGCCAAGGCCAGCGAAAGCGAAGGCCGCCGCGATCCGACCAAGATCGTGACGATCGCCACCAGCCACGTCGAGTACGAGACCAAGACCCGGCATTACGCCCACGTCGACTGCCCAGGCCACGCCGATTATGTGAAGAACATGATCACCGGCGCCGCCCAGATGGACGGCGCGATCCTGGTGGTCAGCGCCTACGACGGCCCCATGCCCCAGACCAAGGAGCACATCCTTCTGGCCCGCCAGGTCGGCGTTCCCGCCCTCGTGGTGTTCCTCAACAAGTGCGACCTCGTCGACGACAAGGAGCTCCTCGAGCTCGTCGAGATGGAAGTCCGCGAGTTGCTCACCAAGTACGGCTTCCCCGGCGACAAGATTCCGATCATCCGCGGCACCGCCATCCAGGCGCTGAACAACCCGAATGACGCCGAGAAGACCAAGTGCATCACCGAGCTGATGGACGCGATCGACAAGTACATTCCGGAGCCCGTCCGCGAGACCGACAAGCCCTTCATGATGAGCGTCGAAGACGTCTTCAGCATCAAGGGCCGCGGCACCGTGGCCACCGGCCGCATCGAGCGCGGCATCGTGAAGGTGAACGACGAAGTCGAAATCGTCGGTCTCCGTCCCGAGTCCCGCAAGACCATCGTGACCGGCGTCGAGATGTTCCAGAAGACCCTCGATGAAGGCCGCGCCGGCGACAACGTCGGCTGCCTGCTTCGTGGCGTCGAAAAGGCCGACGTGGAGCGCGGACAGGTGCTCTGCAAGCCGGGCACCATCAAGCCGCACACCAAGTTCGAGGCCCAGGTCTATGTGCTCAAGAAGGAGGAGGGTGGACGCTCCACTTCCTTCATCTCCGGCTACAAGCCTCAGTTCTACTTCCGCACCTCCGACATCACCGGCCGCATCGAGCTGATCAAGGATGGCGTGGATTCCAAGGACCTGATGTGCATGCCCGGCGACGACATCACCATGCGCGTCGACCTTGAAGGCAAGGGCGTGGCCATGGAAGTCGGAACGCGTTTCGCGGTTCGTGAAGGCGGCCGAACCGTGGGTTCGGGAGTCTGCACGAAGATCAATCTGTGAGTTTCATCCCGTCCGGTCCCGGCGGCTCTTTGAGCCGACCGGGGCGGGCGGGATTCATCAAGGGCCTCAGGCCTGGAGTTTGTCATGGCAAAGAAATCACTCGACCGCGAATACGTCTGGCTGCAGTGCTCCGAAACGGGCGATCTCAACTATCGCACGGAAATCCGCGTGAAGGGCGGCATTTCGGAGAGGGTGAAGGAGGGCTTCAAGAAGTTCTCGCCGCGCCTCCGCAAGCACACGCTTCACAAGATCAAGCGCAAGTAAGGGTCCCAAGCCCTGCTGACGCATAGACGCCGGTAGCTCAGCTGGTAGAGCAGCGGATTCCAAATCCGCAGGTCGCGGGTTCGATCCCCTCCCGGCGTGTTGAGAGCAGTGGTGGGTCGTTCCAAGGCTCCAGTGTCCGCTCCGTTGTTCCGCCTCGTTCGTCGTCGGCCTCCGCCGCAATCGCTCCGCATCGCTGAAAGTTCATCATGGCAAGTGCAATTCGAAAATTCGGTCAGGGCTACTGGACACGAGTGATGTCCGTGGTGGGTTTCGGTCTGGTGGGCGTGCTGGGCGCCATCTGGATCTGGCGCATGCTGGAGACCGTCAACGTCGGCTTCCCCTCCGTCTACCTGGCCAGCGGCGCGGCGACGCTCTTCCTGGCCCTCGTCGGCTCGCTCATCTGGTGGTACGTGGGCTGGAACTCGCGCAGCGTGGACTTCCTGGTGGCCACCGAGGGCGAGATGAAGAAGGTGAACTGGTCCACGCGGCACGAGCTCGTGGGCAGCACCGTGGTGGTGATCGCCGTGGTCATCATCATCTCGCTGTTCTGCTGGATGTT
It encodes the following:
- the rpmG gene encoding 50S ribosomal protein L33, with the translated sequence MAKKSLDREYVWLQCSETGDLNYRTEIRVKGGISERVKEGFKKFSPRLRKHTLHKIKRK
- the tuf gene encoding elongation factor Tu is translated as MAKENFNRTKPHVNVGTIGHVDHGKTTLTAAITAVQAAKGLSKAVAYDAVAKASESEGRRDPTKIVTIATSHVEYETKTRHYAHVDCPGHADYVKNMITGAAQMDGAILVVSAYDGPMPQTKEHILLARQVGVPALVVFLNKCDLVDDKELLELVEMEVRELLTKYGFPGDKIPIIRGTAIQALNNPNDAEKTKCITELMDAIDKYIPEPVRETDKPFMMSVEDVFSIKGRGTVATGRIERGIVKVNDEVEIVGLRPESRKTIVTGVEMFQKTLDEGRAGDNVGCLLRGVEKADVERGQVLCKPGTIKPHTKFEAQVYVLKKEEGGRSTSFISGYKPQFYFRTSDITGRIELIKDGVDSKDLMCMPGDDITMRVDLEGKGVAMEVGTRFAVREGGRTVGSGVCTKINL
- the secE gene encoding preprotein translocase subunit SecE, which gives rise to MASAIRKFGQGYWTRVMSVVGFGLVGVLGAIWIWRMLETVNVGFPSVYLASGAATLFLALVGSLIWWYVGWNSRSVDFLVATEGEMKKVNWSTRHELVGSTVVVIAVVIIISLFCWMFDFFFSTLFVWMKVLDMRS
- the rho gene encoding transcription termination factor Rho, which encodes MSKRRRRKGGQHGQHGQSGQPHMPVMVLAPGSIPTDDLLDAEIRELDSDAAGKTAGKKEDLDVAGMHRLGAEEIIKLAHKEGLDEQVGLPKQKLVFEILKARANKQGLMTATGTLEIMNEGFGFLRSPEYSYLESPDDIYVSALHIRRLGLRKGQVITGLVRAPKDTEVFFTLLRVDQVNGKPLSALRDLPTFEALTPLHPDKRIHLEMVGQPTKLETRIIDMVTPLGFGQRGLIVAPPRTGKTVILQQITNAICVNHPDVHVIVLLIDERPEEVTDFRRNTPPRVEVIASTFDEEVSRHIQVAEMVMEKARRMVEFGQHVVILLDSITRLARGYNNNMSGSGKIGSGGVDNSALIKPKKFFGSARNIEHGGSLTILATALVDTGSRADEVIFEEFKGTGNSELHLDRKLVEKRIYPAIDVGASGTRREELLLDPKEHELIVRLRKVVSDMNVVEAMELLKSRLGKTKSNAEFLMTMNMG
- a CDS encoding prepilin-type N-terminal cleavage/methylation domain-containing protein — encoded protein: MPSTRTTRTHARRRIGFTLIEILVVISIIAILIGILLPTLSVVRGNAARAGSMAHMKQTFSLIQAYAQANKETITPSSFDYTAATIKGKVRSETAPPRGNVNKGTWADILWTDAGYGPAVVDETTDIYHYRFDNPDDSFYEKLPNFDRTPFRSKTSLIAPFEEANVISKDAEIEGNLLGGNAEAAGVPGHFAANNFFDSRASKRNMTNHAFDAPKGPYFTFGELARPENCAYLVDSLAGETIDPVDDAGNGVQPFEVLEPTRVQVDFRYPGGTCLILLLDGHVQAESKWDTLLDIEGEANNRNSSGAMIDTLKGGEQGRGIRFRHLDMR
- the coaE gene encoding dephospho-CoA kinase (Dephospho-CoA kinase (CoaE) performs the final step in coenzyme A biosynthesis.), whose translation is MSTLPRLPVIGLVGGIGSGKSEVARMLAEVGCVVCDSDSLVRKTLREPAIKQELVNWWGPTILDSHGEINRKAVAHLVFASNEDRLRLEQLIHPRVEARRQEIFAAAPPTTPALVIDAPLLLEAGLGPKCDRIWFIDAPLATRIERVHKARGWAATDLERRESAQWPLDRKRSAAHDVLRNEGDSASLRRQVLQVLRDLPPVTSTGSKL